A stretch of the Haloarcula ordinaria genome encodes the following:
- the wecB gene encoding non-hydrolyzing UDP-N-acetylglucosamine 2-epimerase, whose protein sequence is MSTHIAFVLGTRPEIIKLAPVIRACVDGDVPFTVVHTGQHYSEKLDEVFFTDLHLPEPDYNLAVGSGTHGEQTGRMLIDIEQILLDEDPDIVLVQGDTNSALAGGIAAMKLDAKLGHVEAGLRSFDREMPEELNRILVDHGADLLFPPTEDSAARLREEGIPPERVTITGNTIVDAVLQNRDIAAEHSDALEDLDLSAGEFVLLTAHRPGNVDDPDRFAKLLEGVNRYAELANTTVVYPIHPRSAEKLEAFDLTVPERIRCVEPLNFLDFLHLEDTASLVFTDSGGVQEETCILGTPCVTLRENTERPETLDVGSNVLAGPEPESIVVNAFEMQTKSTDWELPFGDGNAAARILAQCGVESVVPTEARS, encoded by the coding sequence GTGAGCACCCATATCGCGTTCGTTCTCGGGACCAGACCCGAGATAATCAAACTCGCCCCCGTAATCAGAGCATGCGTCGACGGGGACGTTCCGTTCACCGTCGTCCATACTGGACAGCACTACTCCGAGAAACTCGACGAAGTGTTTTTCACCGACCTCCACCTGCCCGAACCCGACTACAACCTCGCCGTGGGGTCTGGGACCCACGGCGAACAGACGGGGAGGATGCTGATCGATATCGAGCAGATTCTCCTCGATGAGGACCCGGATATCGTGCTCGTGCAGGGAGACACGAACTCGGCACTGGCCGGCGGTATCGCGGCGATGAAACTCGACGCGAAGCTCGGCCACGTGGAGGCCGGGCTCCGGAGTTTCGACCGTGAGATGCCCGAGGAGCTCAACCGAATCCTCGTCGACCACGGTGCAGACCTGCTGTTCCCGCCGACCGAGGACTCCGCCGCCCGACTCCGCGAGGAGGGTATCCCCCCCGAGCGAGTCACCATCACGGGAAACACTATCGTCGACGCAGTCCTCCAGAACCGGGACATCGCCGCGGAACACAGTGACGCGCTCGAGGACCTAGACCTCTCGGCGGGCGAGTTCGTCCTGCTGACAGCCCACCGCCCCGGGAACGTCGACGACCCGGACCGGTTCGCCAAACTCCTCGAGGGCGTGAACCGGTACGCCGAACTGGCGAACACGACGGTCGTCTATCCGATACACCCTCGCTCAGCGGAGAAACTAGAGGCGTTCGACCTGACCGTCCCCGAGCGAATCCGGTGTGTCGAACCGCTGAACTTCCTCGACTTCCTCCACCTGGAGGATACGGCCTCGCTCGTGTTCACCGACTCCGGGGGCGTCCAGGAGGAGACGTGTATCCTCGGGACCCCCTGTGTCACGCTCCGTGAGAACACCGAACGCCCCGAGACGCTCGACGTCGGATCCAACGTGCTCGCAGGCCCTGAACCGGAGAGCATCGTCGTCAATGCATTCGAGATGCAGACGAAGTCCACCGACTGGGAGCTGCCCTTCGGCGACGGGAACGCTGCTGCCCGCATACTCGCGCAGTGTGGCGTCGAGTCTGTCGTCCCGACAGAGGCACGATCGTGA
- a CDS encoding glycosyltransferase family 4 protein — protein sequence MADSSPESLLVVGPCRQETGGISQFIRGQAEELGDRLDVTVYNTSTPPERGALSAGGLAKVRWLAVAALSAIARVVLFPLYLDADVVHVHASSRVSFYRKSVYIMLVRLLRDVPIVIHIHGSDFDAFLQEAGPLRRAYIQTIFDQCSGVIVLSEYWANVLEAELDVSSISVVPNPVDAERFVPVYDVDPPRIVYVSNLIDRKGVEEFVTAIRRLLSWSDLEFTVDIAGRGPRSDLVTDLAAEFDAVEYHGFVSEAEKRALLDEGSIYVLPTYAEGLPISLLEGMAGGNAIVSTTVGSIPEVVGPDNGHLVDPVDVDGLVEALGALIRDDARRQAMGRTNRAAIEAEHTWAHISDRLLETYGGLTDGDDPAPDRVALGAQMSD from the coding sequence ATGGCAGATTCCTCGCCCGAGTCGCTCCTCGTCGTCGGGCCCTGCAGACAGGAGACAGGTGGTATCTCACAGTTCATCCGCGGGCAGGCCGAGGAGCTGGGTGACCGACTGGACGTGACCGTCTACAATACCAGCACGCCCCCCGAACGGGGTGCGCTGTCGGCGGGCGGGCTCGCGAAGGTGCGCTGGCTGGCAGTCGCGGCGCTCTCGGCTATCGCGAGAGTCGTCCTCTTCCCGCTGTACCTCGACGCGGACGTCGTGCACGTCCACGCATCCTCGCGCGTGTCGTTCTACCGCAAGTCTGTGTACATCATGCTGGTACGCCTCCTCCGAGACGTCCCCATAGTCATCCACATCCACGGGTCCGACTTCGACGCGTTCCTCCAGGAGGCGGGCCCACTCCGGCGTGCGTACATCCAGACCATCTTCGACCAGTGTTCGGGTGTCATCGTCCTCTCGGAGTACTGGGCGAACGTCCTCGAGGCAGAGCTCGACGTCAGTTCTATCAGTGTCGTCCCGAACCCGGTCGACGCGGAACGCTTCGTACCGGTCTACGACGTCGACCCGCCCCGAATCGTCTACGTCTCGAACCTCATCGACCGCAAGGGCGTCGAGGAGTTCGTGACCGCGATTCGGCGACTGCTGAGCTGGTCTGACCTGGAGTTCACTGTCGACATCGCGGGCAGAGGGCCCCGCTCGGACCTGGTCACCGACCTCGCGGCGGAATTCGACGCGGTCGAGTACCACGGCTTCGTCAGCGAGGCGGAGAAACGGGCCCTCCTCGACGAGGGGTCGATATACGTCCTGCCGACCTACGCCGAGGGGCTCCCCATCTCGCTGCTGGAGGGGATGGCCGGCGGGAACGCCATCGTCTCTACGACAGTGGGAAGCATCCCAGAAGTAGTCGGCCCGGACAACGGCCACCTGGTCGACCCGGTCGACGTCGACGGTCTCGTCGAGGCACTGGGTGCGCTCATCAGGGACGACGCCAGGCGGCAAGCGATGGGCAGAACGAACCGAGCGGCTATCGAGGCCGAACACACGTGGGCCCACATCAGCGACCGATTGCTAGAGACCTACGGTGGACTCACCGACGGTGACGACCCGGCGCCAGACCGAGTCGCCCTCGGCGCTCAGATGTCCGACTGA
- a CDS encoding glycosyltransferase family 2 protein produces the protein MYRGSSVGVVVPVYNEAEFIGDVIETVPSFVDKVFVIDDRSTDETWSVITEYVAETASEAAEDIELEVAGNTAMTDGSGQPFTEASVLAERLVPVRHQVNSGRGAAVKTGYRLAMINDLDVVAVMDGDGQMDPDILDRIIDPVVEGTADYAKGNRLVSLDHCRQMSNWRLFGNTLLTGLTMVASGHWRIRDPQNGYTAISGEALDRLTLDDLYDDYGFLNDLLIKMNVHDFTVVDVPMDALYGDEESGIRYGSFVPKLSLLLFRGLIWRLWTKYVDRPDPSATAA, from the coding sequence GTGTACAGAGGGTCGTCAGTCGGCGTCGTCGTCCCCGTCTACAACGAGGCGGAGTTCATCGGCGACGTAATCGAGACGGTGCCCAGTTTTGTCGACAAAGTGTTCGTCATCGACGACCGGTCCACCGACGAGACGTGGTCCGTCATCACCGAGTACGTCGCCGAGACGGCATCGGAGGCGGCCGAGGACATCGAGCTGGAAGTCGCTGGCAACACTGCGATGACGGACGGTTCCGGCCAGCCGTTCACCGAGGCATCCGTCCTCGCTGAGCGCCTCGTCCCGGTCAGACACCAGGTCAACAGCGGACGCGGTGCGGCCGTCAAGACCGGCTACCGCCTGGCGATGATCAACGACCTCGACGTCGTCGCGGTCATGGACGGCGACGGCCAGATGGACCCGGACATCCTGGACCGGATTATCGACCCCGTGGTCGAGGGGACGGCCGACTACGCGAAGGGCAACCGGCTGGTGTCGCTCGACCACTGCCGACAGATGTCCAACTGGCGGCTCTTCGGCAACACGCTGTTGACCGGACTGACGATGGTCGCCAGCGGCCACTGGCGTATCCGTGACCCACAGAACGGGTACACGGCTATCTCGGGTGAGGCACTCGACCGACTGACGCTCGACGACCTCTACGACGACTACGGGTTCCTCAACGACCTCCTCATCAAGATGAACGTCCACGACTTCACCGTGGTCGACGTCCCGATGGACGCGCTGTACGGCGACGAGGAGAGCGGCATCCGGTACGGGTCGTTCGTTCCGAAGCTCTCGCTCCTCTTGTTCCGCGGGCTCATCTGGCGGCTCTGGACGAAGTACGTCGACCGTCCCGACCCGTCGGCCACCGCGGCCTGA
- a CDS encoding DUF7344 domain-containing protein, producing the protein MIGSDPAVITRDAAYEVLSNPRRRAILHILRTADRPIEVTTLAAQVAGWEEGIRPADLTSRQRKRVYVSMYQTHIPKLESVGLVTHEGENVRATNQIHEIDTYLSKESRWIPWYYLTTATSGFAVALFGLAALAPFVSTSLAYFAAFLLVASVGVSAVGQFIEHRQQSRTLPVELSGYPPSLRVTGSE; encoded by the coding sequence ATGATAGGCTCTGACCCCGCAGTGATTACACGCGATGCTGCGTACGAGGTACTCAGCAACCCCCGACGGAGAGCGATTCTCCACATCCTTCGGACCGCCGACCGTCCGATCGAAGTGACCACGCTGGCGGCGCAAGTCGCCGGCTGGGAGGAGGGGATTCGACCGGCAGACCTCACGAGTCGACAGCGAAAGCGTGTCTACGTTTCGATGTACCAGACGCACATCCCGAAACTCGAGTCGGTCGGACTGGTAACCCACGAAGGTGAGAACGTCCGTGCCACGAACCAGATTCACGAGATCGACACCTACCTCTCGAAGGAGAGCCGGTGGATACCCTGGTACTACCTGACGACTGCGACGTCCGGATTCGCAGTGGCTCTCTTCGGTCTCGCGGCGCTCGCTCCGTTCGTCTCGACGTCGCTCGCGTACTTCGCTGCGTTCCTGCTCGTCGCGAGCGTCGGAGTCAGCGCTGTCGGGCAGTTCATCGAACACCGACAGCAGAGCCGGACACTGCCGGTCGAACTATCCGGTTATCCGCCGTCCTTACGGGTGACCGGCAGTGAGTAG
- a CDS encoding nucleotide sugar dehydrogenase yields MTSVSVHGLGYVGLPTAALFTNEGFTVIGVDTDSERIELLRETGPTYEEVELEAYVDQALESGRLTLTTTATESEYHLICVPTPFDEEAGRAVLTYVEQAARNIEPHLREGDTVILTSTSPPGTTEHVVGPALERGGLRAGVDFHLAHCPETILPGSILHEIKHNDRIVGGIDEDSTASAAWLFETVTESTVHRAPDPSTAEFVKLAQNTFRDTNIALANELAKVARDYDVDVRSSFALSNTHPRVSLLTPGPGVGGHCLPVDPHYLGQNSDSVELIECARDVNDGMVDYVSEMLREALGTLSGSKIAVFGLAYKGNVDDARNSPGERFAETLLEEPPELTADGGEQDIEVSAYDPYVTDSELELSDYESALADADAVVITTDHDEFADLVPDDFRDRMRGNVVIDTKWILDADEWAEHGMRVEQL; encoded by the coding sequence GTGACGTCCGTCTCCGTCCACGGCCTCGGGTACGTCGGCTTGCCGACTGCGGCCCTGTTCACCAACGAGGGCTTTACCGTCATCGGCGTGGATACCGACTCGGAACGGATCGAACTCCTCCGCGAGACCGGACCGACCTACGAGGAAGTCGAGCTCGAGGCGTACGTCGACCAGGCACTGGAGTCGGGCCGGCTCACGCTCACGACGACGGCAACTGAGAGCGAGTATCACCTCATCTGTGTCCCGACGCCGTTCGACGAGGAAGCGGGCCGGGCCGTGCTCACCTACGTCGAGCAGGCCGCTCGGAATATCGAACCGCATCTCCGCGAGGGCGACACGGTCATCCTGACGTCGACCTCACCACCGGGGACGACCGAACACGTGGTCGGTCCCGCGCTGGAGCGAGGCGGGCTCCGCGCTGGCGTGGACTTCCACCTGGCACACTGCCCGGAGACCATCCTGCCGGGCTCGATACTCCACGAGATCAAACACAACGACCGCATCGTTGGGGGTATCGACGAGGACTCGACTGCGTCGGCCGCCTGGCTCTTCGAGACGGTGACGGAGAGCACGGTCCACCGCGCCCCGGACCCGTCGACGGCGGAGTTTGTCAAGCTCGCACAGAACACCTTCCGCGACACCAACATCGCGCTGGCGAACGAGCTCGCAAAGGTGGCCCGGGACTACGACGTCGACGTCCGCTCGAGTTTCGCGCTCTCGAACACCCATCCCAGAGTCTCGCTGCTCACCCCTGGCCCGGGCGTGGGCGGACACTGCCTCCCGGTCGACCCGCACTACCTCGGCCAGAACTCAGACTCCGTCGAGCTCATCGAGTGCGCCCGGGACGTCAACGACGGGATGGTCGACTACGTCTCCGAGATGCTTCGAGAGGCGCTCGGAACCCTGTCTGGGTCGAAAATCGCAGTCTTCGGCCTCGCGTACAAGGGTAACGTCGACGATGCACGCAACAGCCCCGGGGAACGGTTCGCGGAGACGCTCCTGGAGGAACCACCCGAACTCACCGCCGACGGTGGTGAACAGGACATCGAGGTCAGTGCCTACGACCCGTACGTCACCGATTCCGAGCTGGAGCTGTCGGATTACGAGAGCGCCCTCGCGGACGCCGACGCCGTGGTCATCACGACCGACCACGACGAGTTCGCGGACCTCGTTCCCGACGACTTCCGCGACCGGATGCGAGGCAACGTCGTCATCGACACGAAGTGGATACTCGACGCGGACGAGTGGGCCGAACACGGCATGCGCGTCGAACAGCTGTAA
- the glmS gene encoding glutamine--fructose-6-phosphate transaminase (isomerizing) codes for MCGIIAAIGTEPVLASVLRGLQNLEYRGYDSAGVAVGLDDSLAVCKRAGQISALVDDVRAELPDGTRAIGHTRWSTHGPPTDANAHPHTDCTGRVAVVHNGIIENHEVLKADLRDHGHRFTSDTDTEVVAHLVEQCLEAGDETGVAVRQAIDRLAGSYAVAILVDGDDRVFAARNGSPLALGVGADTFYLGSDAPAFVEYTDEVVYLEDGDLVTLSPTSFEVSNDGQLVTRPAETIDWTPGDARKGAYDHFMLKEIHEQPSAIEQTIRGRLTDDGVRLEELEALDFGAVEAVHFVACGTSYHASLYCEQLLRERGVDAQTFLASEYSGSPPPVDERVLTVAVTQSGETADTLEAVRIARAEGATTLAVTNVVGSTVTRACDHHLLIRAGPEIGVAATKTFTSQITALVLLAERIVQDRGTDIQGYPLDELAALSDNAARTLESPQAEAVARRYADADSFFFIGRGPCYPVALEGALKLKEISYEHAEGFPAGELKHGPLALVTPQTPVIALFSGENDRNTLSNVREVQARGAPVIGVVPEGSDLVYEDFDDVLTVPDTAPELTAVLGNLQLQLFAYHVADALDRAIDKPRNLAKSVTVE; via the coding sequence ATGTGTGGCATCATCGCCGCCATCGGGACCGAACCGGTACTCGCGAGTGTGCTGCGCGGACTGCAGAACCTCGAGTACCGGGGCTACGACTCAGCGGGCGTGGCCGTCGGACTCGACGACTCGCTCGCCGTCTGTAAGCGCGCGGGGCAGATCTCCGCGCTCGTCGACGACGTGCGCGCCGAGCTCCCCGACGGCACCAGAGCCATCGGCCACACGCGGTGGAGCACGCACGGACCGCCGACAGACGCGAACGCGCACCCGCACACGGACTGCACCGGCCGGGTGGCCGTCGTCCACAACGGGATTATCGAGAACCACGAGGTCCTGAAAGCCGACCTCCGCGACCACGGCCACCGCTTCACCAGCGACACCGACACGGAAGTCGTGGCGCATCTCGTAGAGCAGTGCCTGGAAGCGGGCGACGAGACGGGCGTGGCTGTCCGGCAGGCAATCGACCGGCTTGCGGGGAGTTACGCGGTCGCGATTCTCGTCGACGGCGACGACCGCGTGTTCGCCGCGCGCAACGGGTCACCGCTCGCGCTCGGCGTCGGTGCCGACACGTTCTATCTCGGGAGCGACGCGCCGGCTTTCGTCGAGTACACGGACGAGGTGGTGTATCTCGAAGACGGCGACCTCGTGACGCTCTCGCCGACGTCGTTCGAGGTGTCCAACGACGGCCAGCTGGTAACGCGCCCGGCAGAGACCATCGACTGGACCCCCGGCGACGCCCGCAAGGGGGCGTACGACCACTTCATGCTCAAGGAGATTCACGAGCAGCCGTCGGCTATCGAACAGACGATTCGGGGTCGCCTGACCGACGACGGCGTCCGGCTCGAAGAGCTCGAGGCACTGGACTTCGGTGCCGTCGAGGCTGTCCACTTCGTCGCCTGTGGGACGTCGTATCACGCATCGCTGTACTGTGAGCAGTTACTCCGCGAGCGCGGGGTCGACGCACAGACGTTCCTCGCCTCGGAGTACAGCGGGTCCCCACCACCCGTCGACGAACGGGTCCTCACGGTCGCCGTCACGCAGAGCGGCGAGACGGCGGACACGCTTGAGGCGGTACGCATCGCTCGCGCGGAGGGCGCGACCACCCTGGCCGTGACGAACGTCGTCGGGTCGACCGTGACCAGGGCGTGTGACCACCATCTGCTGATACGTGCGGGCCCCGAAATCGGCGTCGCAGCGACGAAGACCTTCACCTCACAGATCACCGCGCTCGTGTTGCTCGCCGAACGCATCGTTCAGGACCGCGGGACGGACATTCAGGGCTATCCGCTAGACGAACTTGCGGCTCTCTCGGACAACGCAGCACGGACACTCGAGAGTCCCCAGGCCGAGGCGGTAGCGCGGCGGTACGCCGACGCCGATTCGTTCTTCTTCATCGGCCGTGGTCCCTGCTACCCGGTCGCACTGGAGGGAGCGCTCAAACTCAAGGAGATCTCCTACGAACACGCCGAGGGGTTCCCGGCCGGCGAGCTGAAACACGGGCCGCTCGCGCTCGTGACGCCACAGACCCCAGTCATCGCGCTGTTCTCCGGAGAGAACGACAGGAACACGCTCAGCAACGTCAGAGAGGTCCAGGCGCGCGGCGCGCCCGTAATCGGCGTCGTGCCCGAAGGGAGCGACCTGGTCTACGAGGACTTCGACGACGTGCTGACCGTTCCGGACACGGCTCCCGAACTGACAGCGGTCCTCGGCAACCTCCAGCTCCAGCTGTTCGCGTACCACGTCGCCGACGCGCTCGACAGGGCGATAGACAAGCCCCGGAACCTCGCGAAGAGCGTGACCGTCGAATAA
- a CDS encoding ArsR family transcriptional regulator, translating to MADFDQWDKVSYVISSRYRVETIRRLSEGPATPSLIASDRELSIAHVSRALQELREMDLVDLLVSEDRKKGRVYGITDEGVEVWETIERKNMA from the coding sequence ATGGCAGATTTCGACCAGTGGGACAAGGTAAGTTACGTGATCAGTTCACGGTATCGCGTCGAGACGATTCGTCGGCTGTCGGAGGGCCCGGCGACACCGTCACTCATCGCGAGTGACAGGGAACTCAGCATCGCACACGTCTCTCGCGCGCTCCAGGAGCTCCGCGAGATGGACCTCGTTGACCTTCTCGTCTCCGAAGACCGGAAGAAAGGCCGCGTGTACGGCATCACCGACGAAGGGGTCGAGGTCTGGGAGACTATCGAACGGAAGAACATGGCCTGA
- a CDS encoding HalOD1 output domain-containing protein — MWTEEELGSPDAGQDELTDAAPSTAIAIKLSERLGKDVTELEPVGQTIDTDALDRLVERSASREFRFEFQHEGCLVELEQSEVSVTKLEQPSD; from the coding sequence ATGTGGACAGAGGAAGAGCTGGGCTCGCCGGACGCGGGGCAGGACGAACTGACGGACGCCGCTCCGAGCACGGCAATCGCCATCAAACTCTCAGAGCGGCTCGGGAAGGACGTTACGGAACTCGAACCGGTCGGGCAGACGATCGACACCGACGCGCTGGACAGGCTCGTCGAGCGGAGCGCAAGCAGGGAGTTCCGGTTCGAGTTCCAACACGAAGGCTGTCTGGTCGAACTCGAGCAGTCTGAAGTCAGCGTCACCAAGCTCGAACAGCCCAGCGACTGA
- a CDS encoding CARDB domain-containing protein — protein sequence MAITHRQLILIGVTVIGIVTVGAVTGGFSEPLSTQNQSPETAGADFVVSELDDSDRITAGEDLTVWTTIQNPESSEQTRQIALRVDMDGDGVVDTTVAEESVTLGGEQSETVELTVSTESMEPGTYDYGISTGDSSDEPTSSGQFVILRPTTFIVDDTDAESPVVQGDSTTITATVSNTGDFQGVQTVGLYVSDGTSVDDGALEASKSFSLAPGATDTVSFTVDTADRSPGVYTYEVRTEDDASASSLTIHQPATFDVTELNGTLDVVRGETANLTGTVENVGDVEGTQTVALMHDGKAVENRTVTLASGESTDLEFSVATANRTRGNYTYAVVSSDYSAAADLRVRNSEFTVTDLRGNETVYIGDPMVFTATVKNTGDAPDTQTLEFKLDIDGDDQPESYGITQNVTLAANETKDVVFDLPYMEDPDPFPVEDFITGTFIYSVHAEDSKMSAVFVAKWPPYSGSGGSADDGTGDVTNGDGTGDETNGDGTGDASEDIEYTTLDEISVAKTNLHYDELSDETANQIDEIFARQPFADGLDITDIYTREEFARIKYDINVPRSADFEFDSLDMDLQQTIEAEYDAQFQTQEGDTIESWDELAQAQYGTDYESLTDEQQEEIRAAYLDQFE from the coding sequence ATGGCTATCACCCATAGGCAGTTGATTCTGATCGGCGTCACAGTCATCGGAATCGTCACGGTCGGTGCCGTGACGGGAGGGTTCAGTGAGCCACTCTCAACGCAGAACCAATCACCGGAGACAGCCGGCGCCGACTTCGTAGTCAGCGAGCTGGACGACTCCGACAGGATCACGGCAGGCGAGGACCTGACCGTCTGGACGACAATCCAGAACCCGGAGTCGTCGGAACAGACCCGACAGATCGCCCTCAGAGTCGATATGGACGGTGACGGTGTCGTCGATACGACCGTCGCCGAAGAGTCTGTCACGCTCGGCGGCGAGCAGTCCGAAACCGTCGAACTGACCGTGTCGACCGAGTCGATGGAACCCGGTACCTACGACTACGGCATCTCGACGGGTGACTCGAGTGACGAGCCCACCAGCAGCGGTCAGTTCGTCATCCTTCGACCGACGACGTTCATCGTCGACGACACGGACGCGGAGTCGCCCGTCGTTCAGGGCGACAGCACTACCATCACTGCCACCGTCTCCAACACCGGCGACTTCCAGGGCGTCCAGACGGTCGGACTCTACGTGTCCGACGGGACTAGTGTCGACGACGGGGCGCTAGAGGCCAGCAAGTCCTTCTCGCTCGCCCCTGGAGCGACCGATACCGTCTCGTTCACTGTCGACACAGCCGACCGGTCCCCGGGCGTGTACACGTACGAAGTGCGGACCGAGGACGACGCTTCGGCCAGCAGTCTCACCATCCACCAGCCAGCCACGTTCGACGTCACCGAGCTGAACGGCACACTTGATGTGGTCCGGGGCGAGACTGCAAATCTCACCGGCACTGTCGAGAACGTCGGCGACGTCGAGGGAACCCAGACCGTCGCGTTGATGCACGACGGGAAAGCCGTCGAGAACCGGACCGTCACGCTCGCGAGCGGTGAATCCACCGACCTCGAGTTCAGCGTGGCGACGGCCAACCGCACGCGCGGGAACTACACATACGCCGTCGTATCGTCTGATTACAGCGCCGCGGCGGACCTGCGAGTCCGCAACAGCGAGTTCACCGTGACCGATCTGCGGGGGAACGAGACGGTCTACATCGGTGACCCGATGGTTTTCACGGCCACGGTCAAGAACACCGGTGACGCACCGGACACCCAGACCCTCGAGTTCAAACTCGACATCGACGGCGACGACCAGCCCGAATCGTACGGCATCACCCAGAACGTCACTCTCGCGGCGAACGAGACCAAGGATGTCGTCTTCGACCTGCCGTACATGGAGGACCCAGACCCGTTCCCGGTCGAGGACTTCATCACTGGGACGTTCATCTACAGCGTCCATGCCGAGGACTCCAAAATGTCCGCTGTCTTCGTCGCAAAATGGCCACCGTACTCCGGGTCTGGTGGCTCGGCTGACGACGGAACTGGCGACGTCACGAACGGTGATGGAACCGGCGACGAAACCAACGGTGACGGAACCGGCGATGCGAGCGAAGATATCGAGTACACGACGCTCGACGAGATTTCGGTCGCCAAGACCAATCTCCATTACGACGAGCTCAGTGACGAGACCGCGAACCAGATCGACGAGATCTTCGCCCGGCAGCCGTTCGCCGACGGCCTCGACATCACTGATATCTACACCCGCGAGGAGTTCGCGCGAATCAAGTACGACATCAACGTCCCACGCTCCGCGGACTTCGAGTTCGACTCGCTCGACATGGACCTCCAGCAGACCATCGAGGCCGAGTACGACGCGCAGTTCCAGACTCAAGAGGGTGACACCATCGAATCGTGGGATGAACTCGCACAGGCCCAGTACGGGACTGATTACGAGAGCCTGACCGACGAGCAACAAGAAGAGATCCGGGCTGCGTACCTGGACCAGTTCGAATAG
- a CDS encoding DUF7344 domain-containing protein, whose amino-acid sequence MSQSEQNVEEQSVTTSSSEPVDAEAETVVEAAADTPPEPSLDLIFEILKNSRRREVIKYLRERGERVSLSDLAEHVAAVENGITTAELSSSQRKRVYVGLYQCHLPKMDDIGVVEFNQNRGHIELTDQAVHFEKYLDHAEAGPSRRWYQYYGGVSIVGVLVLALSVFAPVPGWAVMAMLALVVGIAGATSALHWAAENSDD is encoded by the coding sequence ATGTCGCAATCGGAACAGAACGTCGAGGAACAATCAGTGACTACCAGCTCTTCGGAGCCGGTGGACGCCGAGGCAGAGACCGTGGTCGAGGCGGCAGCAGACACGCCGCCCGAACCGTCGCTCGACCTCATCTTCGAGATTCTGAAGAACAGTCGTCGCCGCGAGGTCATCAAGTACCTCCGTGAACGCGGCGAGCGGGTCTCGCTGTCGGACCTGGCAGAGCACGTCGCTGCCGTCGAGAACGGCATCACGACGGCCGAGCTGAGTTCGAGTCAGCGCAAGCGGGTCTACGTCGGTCTCTATCAGTGCCACCTGCCGAAGATGGACGACATCGGCGTCGTCGAGTTCAACCAGAACCGCGGCCACATCGAACTGACCGATCAGGCCGTCCACTTCGAGAAGTACCTCGACCACGCCGAGGCGGGCCCGTCCCGTCGCTGGTACCAGTACTACGGGGGCGTCTCTATCGTGGGTGTCCTCGTGCTCGCGCTCTCCGTGTTCGCCCCGGTCCCAGGCTGGGCGGTCATGGCTATGCTGGCGCTGGTCGTCGGTATCGCGGGCGCCACGTCCGCGCTGCACTGGGCCGCAGAGAACAGCGACGACTGA